From Saccharomycodes ludwigii strain NBRC 1722 chromosome IV, whole genome shotgun sequence, one genomic window encodes:
- the SNU13 gene encoding RNA binding protein SNU13 (similar to Saccharomyces cerevisiae YEL026W | SNU13 | Small NUclear ribonucleoprotein associated), with the protein MASDSTPNPKAFPLADSALTEQILSVVQQAANLRQLKKGANETTKTLNRGISEFIIMAADCEPIEILLHLPLLCEDKNVPYVFVPNKQALGRACGVSRPVIAASITTNDASTIKSQVYSVKDKIETLLI; encoded by the coding sequence atggcttCCGATTCTACCCCAAATCCAAAGGCTTTCCCATTAGCCGATTCTGCTTTGACTGAACAAATTTTGAGTGTTGTTCAACAAGCTGCAAATTTGAGACAATTAAAGAAAGGTGCCAATGAAACCACCAAAACCTTGAACCGTGGTATTTCTGAGTTCATCATTATGGCTGCTGATTGTGAACCaattgaaattttattgCATTTGCCATTGCTATGTGAAGATAAAAACGTTCCATACGTTTTTGTTCCAAACAAGCAAGCTTTAGGTAGAGCCTGTGGTGTTTCTAGACCAGTAATTGCTGCTTCCATCACCACTAATGATGCCTCTACTATTAAGAGCCAAGTTTACTCCGTTAAGGATAAGATTGAAACTTTGTTGATTTAG